DNA sequence from the Candidatus Limnocylindrales bacterium genome:
ACGATCAGGCCGTGGGCTACGACGACCTCGAAGCACTCGATGCCGGCGTTCCGACCGTTTTCGTCGACATGGCGGGCAACGGCGACGTGCTCGCACGCGTGCACCGGCACTTCGGCGACAACCTGAAGTACAGCTGCCAGGTCGGCGGGACGCATTGGGAGCGGATCGCCACCGCGCAGCCGCTTTCCGGCCCGGCGCCGAGGCTGTTCTTCGCGCCCGACCAGGTCGCCAAGCGAGCCAGGGAGTGGGGCGCCGCGGGTCTGCAGGAAAGAATGGGAGCGGCGTGGCGCGGCTTCCTTGCCGGCACCGCAGGATGGCTCGGCATCGAGCGCGGCGTCGGCCGCGAGGCCATCGAGCGCGTCTATCTGGCCACGCTCGAAGGAACCGCCGACCCGCGCCGCGGCTACGTCCTTTCGATGGACTGAAGCGGTGGCGGCCCCGCCTGCAGCTAGCCCGCGCTTCGCCGCGCGCTGCGACCGCCCTTGCGGCAACGCGTGCAGCGCGCGGCGCGCCGGCGGCCGCCCCTTCCGTGCGCGCGCCTGATTCTCGGCCATGCTGGAGACGCTCGATCTGCTCGTGGTTGCACTGGCGGCCGTGGCCGCGGGTGCGGTCAACGCGCTGGCCGGCGGAGGGACGCTGATCACGTTTCCGATGCTGGTCGCCGTCGGTGTGCCGGCGGTGACGGCCAACGTCACCAACACGGTCGCCCTGTGTCCGGGATATTTTGGCGCCACGCTCGCACAGCGCCGCGAGCTCGCGGGCCAGCGGCGACGTCTTGCGATGCTGCTGCCGGCGGCGGCGCTCGGCGGCGTCGCTGGCGCGATGCTGTTGCTGCAGACGGGCGAGAAGACGTTTCGGGAGCTGATCCCGTTCCTGATCCTGCTCGCCTCGGTGTTGCTGGCGGTGCAGGCGCGCGTGCGGCGATGGCTGCAGCGCCGGCGCGAGGACGCGCGCGCCGCCGCAGCGGGCAGCGGTGGGGCGGCCTACGGGGAAGGCGGCGCCGACGGTGCAAGCTACGGCGGTAGCTTCGGCGCCGCGTCCGAAGGCGGCCACGCGCTCGAAGCGCGCGCCCCGGATCGCGTTGCTGCCGTCCTGACCGCGCTGGCGGCGATCTACGGCGGCTACTTCGGCGCCGGCTTGAGCGTCATCGTCCTGGCGGTTCTCGGCGTTGCGCTGGAGGATTCGCTGACGCGGCTGAACGCGCTCAAGCAGGCGGTGGCGCTGGCGACCAACGTGGCTGCAGCCGTCTTCTTCCTGTTCTCCGGCCAGGTCGTGTGGAGCGCGGCGCTGGCGATGGCCGCGGGCGCGCTCGCCGGCGGCGCCCTCGGCGGACGCCTGGCGAGCCTCATCGCGCCCGAGGTGCTGCGGTGGATCGTCGTCGCCGTCGGCGTCTTCCTCTCGCTCGTGTACTTCGCGCGCTGATCGTTTCGCCGGATCGCCCGAAAGTGCTCGAATGCAGCGCCCTGCGCCGATGACGCTGCGGCAGGACGTGGCCTTTCCAGGCAGAGCTACCGGAGGAAGCGATGATCAAGCTGTACCACTCGACCCTGAGCCGCTCGATGCGGATCCTGTGGCTGCTCGAAGAGCTCGAAGTGCCCTACGAACTCGTCAAACGCGAGCTGACCGTGCCGATCCGGCCCTATTCGCAGGACACGCCGACGGGCAAATTCCCTACCATCGAGGACGACGGCATGGTGATGTTCGAGTCCATCGCCATCGCCGAGTACATCCTGGAGAGATACGGCAACGGGCGTCTGGCTCCCGCGCCCTCCTCGTCCGAACGCGGTCCCTTCCTGCAGTGGATGCACTTTGCCGAGGCCACCGCGTTCGTGCCGGTGGCGGTCATCGCCTGGCACAAGTTCTTCCGGCACGACGCCGAGCGTATTCCCGAGGCGATCGCGGACTACGAGACGTGGGCGCACTCGGCGCTCGACCAGGTGGAAAAGGCGCTCGAGGGCCGGGACCATCTGCTCGCCAGCGGCTTCTCCGCCGCCGACGTCATGCTCGGGTACACGCTGCAGACGGCGAAGTTCTTCGATCTTCTGACCGACCGTCACCCGCGGACATGCGCATACTTCGCACGTCTGATGCAGCGCCCGGCGTTTCAGAAGGCGATGTCGTAGGAAGAGCCGCGCACGCGCCGTGCGCCGGCGGGTGAGGCCTCTACGCCGACTGCCGTGCGCGTTCCTGCATCGGAGCCTGCCGATCGAGCGCGAGATCGAGCGTGCGGACCTTGGCGAAGCGCTGCGCCGCGTCCTGCCAGTTCACGATCCTCCAGAACGCCTTGACCCATTCGGCCTTCACGTTCTGGTATTGCAGGTAGTAGGCGTGCTCCCACATGTCGAGCACGAGAAGCGGCACGGTGCCGTTGCCGATGTTGCCCTGGTGATCGTAGATCTGCTCGACGACCAGGCTCTTGCCCACCGGCTCCCACGCGAGCGCGCCCCATCCCGAGCCCTGCACGTTCAGCGCGGCTTCGGTCATCTGCGCCTGTAGCGCTTCCACGGAGCCGAACGACTCGCGGATGCACGCGTCCAGCTCGCCGTCGGGCATGCCGCCGCCGTGCGGGCTCATGTTGTTCCAGAACAGGGAGTGCAGCACGTGGCCGGACAGATGGAAGGCCAGGTTCTTCTGCAGCTGGTTGATGGCGCTGAAATCCTTCTTCTCGCGCGCCGCCTCCAGCTTTTCGAGCGTGGTGTTCGCTCCATCGACGTAGGCGGCGTGGTGCTTGGAGTGGTGCAGCTCGAGGAGCCGCGCCGAGTAGTGCGGCTCCAGCGCGGAGTAATCGTAGGGGAGCTCGGGAAGGGAGTACTTCTTCATTGCCCGCTCCTGTCGCGCGCCGTCTCCGGTCCTTCGCGATGACGATCGAACGGCGGCTGGTACTGCTGTTGCTCCCGCGGCGGCGCGGCATCGGGCTGCGGATGCTCGTGAGGCGCGAGGTCCGAATTGGCAGGCCCGGTGACCACCCGGCCACGCGCCTCGAAGCGCGAGCCGTGCACCGGACAGTCCCACGTATGCTCGGCCGAGTTCCACTGCACGATGCCGCCGAGGTGCGTGCACACCGCCGACAGCTCGCACACCGAGCTGCTGTCGTCGCGATAGACCGCGACCTTGGACAGGCCGCAGCGCATGATCGCGCCGTGCCCCGGCGCGACCTCGCCGGCGCTGGAAACCTCGCCAGGCGTCAGCCAGTCGGTGTACTGCCAGGCGACGTTGGTGTTCTCCTTCGCGTACTCCATCGCGGCCTTGATGTTCTTGCGCGTCGGGTCGTAGAGCGTCGACCAGACGTTGTCGCGTCCCTGGATGAGGTCGGTCAGCAGCATGCCGGCGATGGTCCCATGCGTCATGCCCATGCCGCAGTCGCCGGTGGAGATGTAGACGTTGTCGGAATCCATGGGATTGCGGCCGATGAAGCCGAGCCCGTCCACCGTCTCCCAGACCTGCCCCGACCAGCAGTGCTCGACGTGCCCGGTGATAGGGAAGCGCTCGCGTGCCCAGTCCTCGAGTCGGCCGAAGCACTCCTCGGGCTCGTGATTCTGACCCGTCTTGTGGTCTTCGCCGCCGATGATGATGGTGTCGAAGCCGCTTTCGTTCTCCTGGCTGCCCTGCCCGCCGCCGGAGCGGAACAGCCGGATGTAGTGATACGGATCGTGCGTATCCCAGAACAAGGCGTTGGGCACCGAGCGGGCCGGAACCTTCGCCGTGATGACGTACGTTCGATACGGCGCCTGCTTGGTATGAATGGCCACGCGATCGTTGATGGGCGTGTTCGTCGCGACCACGACGGCCTCGCACGTCACGGTCGAGCCCGCGGCCGTGCGCACGCGGGCCGGCTTTCCGCCGGTGATCTCCGTGGCCTTCGTGTCGGAGAAGATGCGCCCGCCCTTGCGCACGATCGCCTCGGCCACGGCGCTCAGGTACTGCAGCGGATGGAACTGTCCCTGGCGCGGAAAACGCAGGCACGGCCCGGTCTCGAACTTGTCGAAGTCGGCGCGGTCGAGCTTCTCGACCTGCGTCAGGCCCGCGCGATGCGCCGCCGCGAGCTCCTTCTCCAGCAGGTCGGTGGAGTGCTCGGGCGCGAGGAACAGATAGCCGTCGACGCGCTCGAAGCCGCAGTCGATGCTCTCCTGCGCGACGATGCTCTCGATGCAGTCGATGGCCGCGCTGTGGCTCTCGGCCGTCAGTCGCGCGCCTTCCTCGCCGTGAAGGCGTTCGATCTCGAAGTAGCGGGCGTCGATGGCATTGGAGAGGTGAGCCGTGGTGCGTTCGGTCTGGCCGCTGGCAACCGGGCCGTCGTCGATCAGGACGACCGACCGCCCTTCCTGCACGAGCAGATAGGCCGTTGTCATGCCGGCGATGCCGCCGCCGATGACGCAGACATCGGCGAAGACGTCATTGGTGAGTGCAGGATGACGGGGATTGGACACCGACATCCAGATCGAAGTGCTTTGCCCATTGCGGCTCATCGTGCGCTGCCTCCTCAAACAAAGGTACCAGGCACGACGCATGGCCGTGCCTGGTACCGTCTCGTCAACGTGGTGCCGAGTGAGCGAAGCGGAATCAGCCGTGCGTTCTTCCGGTGCCGCCGCCGCTGACGCCGCCGGTCTGGCTCGAGCTGCCGAGGCCGCCGCCGGCGGTGCTGCTGCCCTGGGAATAACCGCCGGTGCCGCCGCCGGTCGTGCTCGTGCTGCCCTGCGAGTATCCGCCGCTCTGCTGGCCCTGCTGGCCGCTCTGGCCCGCCATCTGGCGCGCCTGGTCGGCATACTCGCTGGCCATCTGCCTGCCCTGTTCGCTCGCCTGCTCCGCCATCTCGCGTGCCTGCCCGCCGTACTCGCTCAGCTTGTCGCCGATCTCGCGGCGCAGCTCCGCGCCCGGCTTCGGTGCGAACAGGATCGCCAGGCCAGCGCCGAGCAGCATGCCCGTTCCGAAGATGCCGAGCGCGGGCAGCAGATCCGTGGTTGTGCTGCTGCTGTTGCCGCTCATCCAGTTGCTGCTGGAGGAGCTGTACCGGTTGATCGCGTTGGTCAGGTCCTCTCGCGTCGGGAGGGACTGGAGAATGTCGTCAATGTTCATGGTCGCTCCTTGCCTGCGGTGAAAAGTTGCTGCCGTCGCGGCGCAAGGAGCGTTCGCTCCTGGCGCCGGTTGTGAGTCGCTCCGAGGGAGCGGGCTTCAGTGCTTCTGCTGGCCCTGTCCGGATCGGGAACCGCCGCCGCCACCACCACCACCGCCGCCGCCGGTGTCGCCAGCAAAGCCTTCCGTCACCCAGCTTCCCATCTCGCGAGCGGCCATCGCCATCGCGAAGCGCGTCGCCATGCCGAACGCGAGCAGCGTCAGCCGCGAGCTGAGCCCGCCGCCGAGCAGGTAGCCAATGCCGGCGGCAGTGGCCAGGACCGTGTACGGACGCTGCCGCATCTGGTCGGTGATGACCTGCGTCAGCTCGTTGGTCGTCTCCTGCACGTGCGTGGCGAGCTGCTGCACGTCGCCCTGGATCTGGCGGCCGCTGTTGAGAATCGCCTGCGGCCCGCGCTGCTGCTGGTTGCGCGAGGACGCGTCGGCGCCGTTCGATACCTGATTCCTGTTGTCCGCCATCTCGCTTACCTCCGTGCGAAGATTCGGGCCACGACGAAGCCGAGGCCGAGGGCCGCCAGGACCGCCGCCACCGGCCGCTCGCGCACGAACGTCTGCAGCTGCTGCTCGAAGTCGGTCGCGGTGGAGCGAACGGCCTCGAGGTCGGTCTGAATCGTCTGCGAAATCTGTCGGAACGAGCGATCTTCCGAGTTTCGATCCGTGATCATCGTAGTCTCCTTAACGCGCGGAATTCGGGTCGTGCAGTCAGTAGGGGCCCAAGGGCCGGTTTCTCTTCCTTGTCGTCGTCACCATCGCCGAGGCCGAGCCACAGGCCGAAGCAGAAAGCACCGGCGAGCCATGCCACCGGCGAGGAACGAATGTATTCTCGGAGGTCGAGCTTCTGCTCCGCGACGTCGGCCAGCTCGTGCACCGCTTCGAGAAGGACTTCCTCGTCCCGCTCGATGCCCTGCAGCAGGTCCTCGCGCCGCTCGGCGAAATCGCCGCCATTCTCGGTTGCCATGTCGGTGCCTCCGCCGTTCAGTGATGGGTGTGTTGCGCCGTCGCGCGTGAGTCGTCGCGCTCGTGTTCTTCTTCGGCTTCGGCGGCGAGCTTGGGCAGCTGTTCGCGCACGGCAAAGAAGACGACGACGGCGCCGATGGCCGCATTGACGAGCGCGAAAATCGCCAGGTGCCCGACCGTTCCCATGTTCGGGGTCAGCCACAGGACCAGCGCCGAGATGGCGCCGAACCATGCGGCAAGGCCGACGATGACGCCGAAGATCACCAGGGCAGTGCGCACGACGAGCGTGCCCACGAGCGCGTTGATCTCCAGCATCACGAGATCGATGCGTTTGGTGATGACGCCTTGGGTTGCCGATGCCAGCTTTTCCAGCGCCGCCGGCAGCGACGGCTCGCTTCCCGGCGCATAGGCGCCAACGCCGTTGGCTCTGCGATTCTCGGGCTCTACGTAGCGCGGCCCGCCCGGTTCGGAACGATTTGCCATGGCTTGTCTCATCCTCGCCTGGAAGGCGCTCGGCGCCTGGACGCGCCGACTCTCCCGGTCCTCATGATGCCCGTCCTTCTGCGGCTGCACCGTCTGGCGCACCCGCCTTCTCGCGATCGCGGTCTGCGCGTCAGTTGTTGACGTGCAGATCGTTCTTGACGGAGCAAACGCCGCGCGTGCTGCGCGCAACCTGCATCGCCTCGAGCCGCTCGATGCTCGATGGCACCGTTCCGCTCAGCCGCGCGACGCAGTTCTTGACGTCCACCTCGACGTTCTTGAGCGCGACGCGCTCGCCCATGCTCTTCTGCAGGTTGGTGGCGATTTCGTCGTCGCGCGCGGTCACGGCCTCTTTTTTGGCGGAGGCCACGACCTGCAGCTCGTTCTTGACGTCGCGCACGCCGTCGACCTGGCGCGCCTGGCGCTCTGCCGCCGCCTTCTCCTTCTCGTCGGCAACGATGCCGAACAGCGTAACGACCCCTCCACGGGTATCGACGTTGATGTCCATGGCAGGCGTCGCGTCGTCGGCGAGCAACCGCATCTTCACCATCGAGGTCGTGTACAGGTCCGCGGCGGCGCCGCTGGGACGGGCCGCGTCGTTGCCGCGACGGGCCGTTTCCCGAACGGCGGCCTCGTTCGAGACCGGCGCCGTGCCGCCGGTCTCGGATGCAGCCGCTTCGCCGGCCGCGCCGCCCGCCTTCGCGTTCCTGATCTCGCCGGGCGAGGACGTCTCGGTGTCCGGAAGCGCGGCCGCAGCGCGTTTCTCCTCGCGGTCATCCTTTTCCAGTGCCGCCACCTTCGCCCGGTTCTCGCGGGGATCGTCGGCATCGCCGTAGCTACCGGTGGCGCGCGTATTGTCGATGTTGACGTTGGGATTGATGCTCTCGCCGGTGGCAGGATCGCGCACGGCGTTGGCGGCAACCTTGTTCTCGACGTGCCCGGGTGCCGGCGCGGTGCCGGTGCTGCCCGCGGATCGTGGCCGTTCGCGCCAGATGTCGGCATCGGCGAGCGTGTCGGGGCTCTGAATCTCGCTTGCCACGCGGCGCACGCCCTCGACGCTGCCGGCCAGTTGCACGGCGGTGAGATGATCCGTCAACGTGCGCGCGGTCCCGCCGAGAAGCACCACTCCCTTGTGGACCGAACGGATGGAGATGTTGCTGTCGCCGAGGGAGTCCTCGTGCTGCAGCTTCATCTCGACGTCGCGCGCGATCGCTTCATCACGCGCCTGGACCTGCTCCTGTTTCGCGGCAGGCACCACCACGAGCAGGTTGCGGACGCTGCGGACGCCGTCGACGGCCTTCGCCACGCGTTCGGCTTTCTCCTTCTCCGCTGCGTTCCTGACCGAGCCGTGCAGCGTGACCTGGCGATTGACCGTGTCGACGTTGATCGCATCGATGGCATTGGCATGGATGCCGTCGGACGAGATCAGCGCCAGCTTCACCTTGGTCGTGATCCAGACGTCGTTGGGTGCCGCAAGGACCGGCGCAGCCATGAAGAGGAAGCCGGCGAGCAGGAGGCCGCCGGCGAGAAAGCTTGGGCGTGGCTGGCTGATCGGAATCATGATGCGTTTTCGTCGCGACGTGAAGGGTGCGTCGGGTCGCGCGCCTCACGCACGGGCATGCCGCGCGCGACCCGTCGCCGTCGGCAGAGCGACGCTGCTCGCTCTGCCCTCCCGCCTCATGGTGCGGAAATGCCCCGGCCGCCGCGGCCGCTCAGAAGCGCCACAGCGAGGAAGATCAGAGCCAGAACGGCGAAAAGCCATCCGACCTGCGCCGACAGGCCGGCTACGCCATTGAATCCCAGTACGGACGCAATGAGCGCGATGACGAAAAAAACGACTGCGTAATGTAGCATTGGGGTTACTCCTTCGACGGTCGATTGTCTGCGCCCGTCGGACGAGAGCTAGTGCATGCGCCTGTTCGTGTCGTCGAGGCTTCGCTCGAAGTCCGAAATCTCCTCTTCGACTTTTTCCTTGGCCATGCCGTACTTCTGCTGGAGAACGCCGGCGAGCTTGTCGCGCTTGCCTCCGATGGTCGTGAGTTCATCGTCGGTCAGCTTGCCCCAACGCTCTTTCACGCCGCCTGCGAGCTCTTTCCACTTTCCTTCGATCTGGTCCCAGTTCATCGGGCCTTCTCCTTGTTCCGAGGCATCCCGTCGGCGAGCACACACGAGTGGTGCATCGCTGCACCATCCGCGCGTGACACCCCGCAGGAACGTTCGATTAGACGCTCGGACCGGTGTCGCCTTTCAAACATACGACGCGTTCCGCAGGGCGTGAAGGCCTTTGAAAAACACATGCGGCCACATGAGGCCGCATGTAACGTCGATGGGGGACTGCTCGCGTGATGGCGTACGCGTAAGTGTCGGAAAAGCGGATCAGTAGTACGGTTCGAGGATCCAGAAGATCAGCTCGCCGGCGCGCTTGAAGACGCTGCGACGCTGCCACTTCTCCAGCTGCATCTCCTCGCAGTGCTGCAAGTCGCGCTGGAACATGTCCTCCATCGCGGTAGCGAAGTCGCGATCGTAGACCGAAAGGCTTTCTTCCGCGTTGACCGACATCGACCGCGCGTCGAAGTTGATCGACCCGATCGTGGAGAAGATGCCGTCGACGACCATCATCTTGCTGTGGATCATCGTCGGCAGGTATTCGCAGATCTTGACGCCGTTCTCGAGAAGGCCTGCGTAGTGCATGCGCGAGTTGTACCGGATCATCGGCAGGTCGTTGTGCTCGCCGGGAACCAGCACGTGCACGTCGACCCCCCTCTGCGCGGCCGCGCTCAGCGCGCGCCGGACCTGAGCGTCGGGGATGAAATAGGGATTGGTGATGTGGATGTAGTCGCGCGCCGCCTGGATCGTCATGATGTAGAGCATCTTGGGCAGCGAGGCGGAGTCTCCGGTCGAGGACTTGATCGCGTGCGCGATCATCTTCCCGGTCGGCTGCAGCGCCGGGAAGTAGTCGTCGCCGGCCAGGATCTCGCCGGTGGTGAACGTCCAGTTCTCGTTGAAGATGCCCTGCAGCTGCGCGACCACGGGGCCCGTTACCCGCACCTGGGTCTCGCGCCACTCATCGGGGTTCCGCGCGTCGCCGAGCCAGCGCTTGTCCACGCCGAGGCCGCCGGTGTAGCCGATCTTGCCGTCCACGATCAGCAGCTTGCGGTGCGTGCGCACGCCGGGCCGGCGCAGGGTATAGAAGCGCAACGGATTGTAGCGCGCGATCCGCACGCCGGCATTCATCATCTCCTTTTCGAGCTTGCCCATGTCGGCGCCCCAATCGTCGACCGTCAGGCGCACCTTGACGCCGCGCTGCGCCGCCTCCATGAGCGCATCGGCGAAGATCCGGCCGGCCTCGTCGTCGGCGAAGATGAACGTCTCCATGTTCACCGACACCTTGGCGTTGCGGATGTCGGCCGTCATCGCCGGGAAGATCTCGACTCCGTTCTCGAGCAGCGTGGCGTGGTTTCCCGCCACCATTCCCTCGCCGATGATGTGGAGCGAGCGGAAGAACTCGGGCTCCTCCACCACGAACGAAGGGTGGAAGACGTAGTTGTTCTGCTTGCTCTTGGACAGCAGCGCGCTGCGCACCCCGTTGACGACGCTGTTGGTGTAGACGCAGCCGCTGCTGCTCAGCAGGACCGCCGCTGCCACCGCGAGCGTCATCGCGCGCCTGAGCCGGAGCCGTGGCGTCGCGGATGCATGCTGTCGCGGAATGGCTTGTGTCTGGCGCGTTCGAAGCAAGAGAAGAAGACGCTCCATGGTGCTACGTAAGCATGGAAGCCGCGGGCGAAGAAGACGGCCTTAGAGGGAAGTCGGGCGACGACGCGGCCTGCGGCAACGAAGTCGCCGTCAACTCAGGGGAGGCGGCCGCCGCGCGTCAACTCCGCTAGCCGCTTTCGCATGGTCGCGGGCGAGCAGCGGCGCCGGCGCAGCTCGGCCCACGGGTCGCCGGCCTCGACGTGCCGCAGCACGTTGCGGATGGTGTACGTGCGCGAGTCCAGGCTCTTGCGCCGCAGCTCGTCCCACTCGATGGGGGCCGAAACGGGCGCGCCGGGCAGTGCACGCACCGAGTAGGCGCTGACGGCCGTCTGGGCATACGCATTGCGCGCGATGTCGAGGTAGAGGCGGCCGCGGCGGTTGGCCTTGCGGTGCTCGACGGTCAGCTCGTCAGGATACCGCGCCGCCAGCAGATCCATGAGGTCGCGCGCGAACGCGCGTACGACGTCGAAGTCGTCCTTGCCCGTCAGCGGCACCACCAGATGAAGGCCCTTGGAGCCGGTGGTCTTCAGGAACACCGGCGCCTCCATCTCATCGAAGATCTTCTTGCAGCAGCGGGCCGCCGAGCGCGCCTGCTCGAACTGTCCGGAGGGAGGATCCAGATCGACCACGAGCACGTCGGGACAGTGGATGCGGTCGGCGCGGCTCAGCCACGGGTGCAACGTGAGCGCTGCCTGGTTGGCCAGGTAGAGGAGCGTCGCGCGGTCGTTGCACACGACCAGATCCTGCCAGCCGCCTTCCTTCTTGACGCGCACGGTTCCGATCCAGTCGGGAAAATGCTCGCTGGCCTGCTTTTGATAGAAGCCGAACCTGGCGATGCCGTCCGGGTAGCGCTGAAGAACCAGCGGGCGGTTCTTCAGGTGCGGCAGCATCCACCCGCAGATCGCATCGTAGTAGTCGAGGATGTCTCCCTTGGTGATGCCGTCGTCGGGGAACAGCACCTTGTCCAGGTTCGACACCTCCAGTGTGCGCGTGCCGGCCTTGCGGATCGCTGGGATGCGTTTGGCCATCGTTGCTAGGCCTTCGGCCTTTCGCGGCGGACGTCGCCGGCCTTCTTGTCGGTGCGAAGGCCGTAGAACCGCGGGTGACGCAGCTTGCCGTCGTTGGTCCATTCGGTGAACCCGAACTCGCCGACCAGCGCAGGCCGGGCCCAGTGCGCACCGCGCACGCGCGGCGCCGGCTCGAAGGGGCACCTGTCGGTGGTCAGCCGCCGCAGCTTCGCGCCGAGCGATTCAAGCGTGGCCGCGGTGAAGCCCGTGCCGACCTTGCCGGCGTAGCGCAGCCGGCCTCGCTCGTAGTAGCCCACCAGCAGTGCGCCAAAGCTGGTGCGGGCGCCCGTCGGGTCGGTGTAGCCGCCGATGACCAGCTCCTGGCGCGCGAGGCACTTGAACTTGAGCCAGTCTCGCGAGCGGCGGCAGGCGTACGTGCCGCTGGCGAGCTTCGCGATGAGGCCCTCCCAGCCCTGGCGGCACGCCTCCTCGAGGAACGTGACGCCATGCTCCGCGCGGTGCTCGGTGTAGGCGAGCGCGCCGCCGAACCGCAGCGCCCGCGCCAGGAGCTTCTTGCGCGCGGTCACCGGCAGCCGCGTCGTGTCGAAGCCGTCGAAGAACGGGATGTCGAACAGATAAAGGTGCACCGGGACCGCCCGTACCAGGGCAGGACCGGGATCGGCGACGCCCATCCGTGCCTGCAGGCGCGCGAAGCTGGTGGCCTTGCCGTCCATGGCCACGATCTCTCCGTCGACGATGAAGTCGCCGCAGCGCTGCCGCGACAGCGCGCGCACGAGCTCCGGATACGTCGCGCTCATGTCGCGGCGGTTGCGCGAGTACAGGCGCACGCGGTCGCCGCAGCGGAAGGCCAGGCAGCGGACGCCGTCGAGCTTGCGCTCGTAGATCCAGCCGGGATCGGAGAAGTGCTCATCGGTCAGGGTCGCCAGCATCGGCTCCATCCACGGCGGCTGCCGCTTCTTGCGCAGCAGCGCACGCTCGCTCTCGGCGAGCGCGTTCCAGGCCGCGGCCGCCGTCACTTCGACGACCAGACCCGCCGCTTCGGATCCGCCGCGACCTCCTCCAGCGTCCGCCCCGTCATCACGCTCCGCGCCTGTTCGGTGACGGGGTCCTCGTGTGCGCTGGCGCACTCGTCTCGCATCTTGATGAGCAGCCAGTTCTTGGCGTTGTCGCCCATGCGGCTGTGCACCAGTGCGAAGCCGCCGCGAACCTTGCGGCCTTCCAGCCACACCTCGATGCTGCCGCGCTCGTAAGCGTCCTGCATGCCGATTTCCTGCCCGCCTCGCTTCTTGATGTTGCGATACGGCCCGGCGTCCCAGACGATGACCGTGCCGCCGCCGTATTCCTTGGGAGGAATGACGCCTTCGAAATCGGCGTAGTCGACAGGATGGTCCTCGGTCTCCACCGCCAGGCGCTTGTCGGCCGGATTCATCGAGGGACCTTTCGGGACGGCCCACGACTTGAGGACGCCATCGACCTCGAGCCGGAAGTCATAGTGCAGACGAGTGGCGGCGTGCTTCTGGATGACGAAGAAGGGGTTCCTGTCCTTCTTCCACTTGCTGGTGCCCTGGCCCTGCGGCTCGGGCGTCCTGCCGAAATCGCGCATGCTCTTGTAGACGGCCAGTGGATCGCGCGTGCCGGTCGTGCGGGACCGCGCCTTGCCTGGCGCAGTCGTGCGGGCCGGCGCCTTGGCCTTGGCAGTCGTGCGGGCCGCTGCCTTGGGCTGCGCAGTCGCGCGCGCGGCCGTCTTGGCCTGCGCGGCCTTGCCCGCCGCCGGCTTCCCGCGTGCCTGGCGCCGCGGCGTCTTCTCGGCCGCGGCCGCGGCGGTCGCCGCTTCGCTCTTGGTGCTGCGTGCTGCAGCAACGGTCTTCCTGGAAGCGGTCTTGCTTGTCGTGGCCTTCTTCTTCCTGGCCGTCGGCATGGGCCGTCTCCTAGACCCCCCGTCTCAACAGATACACCCCGAACCACTCACGCTC
Encoded proteins:
- a CDS encoding phospholipase D-like domain-containing protein gives rise to the protein MTLAVAAAVLLSSSGCVYTNSVVNGVRSALLSKSKQNNYVFHPSFVVEEPEFFRSLHIIGEGMVAGNHATLLENGVEIFPAMTADIRNAKVSVNMETFIFADDEAGRIFADALMEAAQRGVKVRLTVDDWGADMGKLEKEMMNAGVRIARYNPLRFYTLRRPGVRTHRKLLIVDGKIGYTGGLGVDKRWLGDARNPDEWRETQVRVTGPVVAQLQGIFNENWTFTTGEILAGDDYFPALQPTGKMIAHAIKSSTGDSASLPKMLYIMTIQAARDYIHITNPYFIPDAQVRRALSAAAQRGVDVHVLVPGEHNDLPMIRYNSRMHYAGLLENGVKICEYLPTMIHSKMMVVDGIFSTIGSINFDARSMSVNAEESLSVYDRDFATAMEDMFQRDLQHCEEMQLEKWQRRSVFKRAGELIFWILEPYY
- the ligD gene encoding non-homologous end-joining DNA ligase is translated as MAKRIPAIRKAGTRTLEVSNLDKVLFPDDGITKGDILDYYDAICGWMLPHLKNRPLVLQRYPDGIARFGFYQKQASEHFPDWIGTVRVKKEGGWQDLVVCNDRATLLYLANQAALTLHPWLSRADRIHCPDVLVVDLDPPSGQFEQARSAARCCKKIFDEMEAPVFLKTTGSKGLHLVVPLTGKDDFDVVRAFARDLMDLLAARYPDELTVEHRKANRRGRLYLDIARNAYAQTAVSAYSVRALPGAPVSAPIEWDELRRKSLDSRTYTIRNVLRHVEAGDPWAELRRRRCSPATMRKRLAELTRGGRLP
- the ligD gene encoding non-homologous end-joining DNA ligase, producing MTAAAAWNALAESERALLRKKRQPPWMEPMLATLTDEHFSDPGWIYERKLDGVRCLAFRCGDRVRLYSRNRRDMSATYPELVRALSRQRCGDFIVDGEIVAMDGKATSFARLQARMGVADPGPALVRAVPVHLYLFDIPFFDGFDTTRLPVTARKKLLARALRFGGALAYTEHRAEHGVTFLEEACRQGWEGLIAKLASGTYACRRSRDWLKFKCLARQELVIGGYTDPTGARTSFGALLVGYYERGRLRYAGKVGTGFTAATLESLGAKLRRLTTDRCPFEPAPRVRGAHWARPALVGEFGFTEWTNDGKLRHPRFYGLRTDKKAGDVRRERPKA
- a CDS encoding DNA polymerase ligase N-terminal domain-containing protein; its protein translation is MPTARKKKATTSKTASRKTVAAARSTKSEAATAAAAAEKTPRRQARGKPAAGKAAQAKTAARATAQPKAAARTTAKAKAPARTTAPGKARSRTTGTRDPLAVYKSMRDFGRTPEPQGQGTSKWKKDRNPFFVIQKHAATRLHYDFRLEVDGVLKSWAVPKGPSMNPADKRLAVETEDHPVDYADFEGVIPPKEYGGGTVIVWDAGPYRNIKKRGGQEIGMQDAYERGSIEVWLEGRKVRGGFALVHSRMGDNAKNWLLIKMRDECASAHEDPVTEQARSVMTGRTLEEVAADPKRRVWSSK